The following are from one region of the Populus trichocarpa isolate Nisqually-1 chromosome 8, P.trichocarpa_v4.1, whole genome shotgun sequence genome:
- the LOC18101870 gene encoding two-component response regulator ARR2 isoform X2 produces the protein MMNLANCKGSMSTATSGGVWKASDGASDQFPAGLRVLVVDDDPTCLVILEKMLRTCRYEVTKCNRAEIALSLLRENKNGYDIVISDVHMPDMDGFKLLEQIGLEMDLPVIMMSADDGKNVVMKGVTHGACDYLIKPIRIEALKNIWQHVVRKRKNEWKDLEQSGSVEEGGDRQQKQPEDADYSSSANEGSWKNSKRRKDEEEEAEERDDTSALKKPRVVWSVELHQQFVAAVNQLGIDKAVPKKILELMNVPGLTRENVASHLQKYRLYLRRLSGVSQHQNGMGSSFISPQEATYGPLSSLNGLDLQTLATAGQLPAQSLATLQAAGLGRSTAKPRMPMPIVDQRNLFSFENPKLRFGEGQQQHLNNGKQTNLLHGIPTTMEPKQLANLHHSAQSLGSMNMQFNAHAGQSSSLLMQMSQQQSRGQILNETTHSHVPRLSSSIGQPIASNALASGVLTRNGLAENGRGIGFNPVSQSSTLLNFPLNTTAELTATSFPLGSAAEVPSLTSKGTFQEEISSEIKGTGGFMPSYDIFSDLQQHRSHDWELQNVGMTFNGSQQSNSVQSNLDVAPSVLSHQGFSSCQSNGQSRNNISVVGKPMFSAGDATEHVNAQSLEHPINTFFAENSMRVKTERVPDANPQTALFNGQFGQEDLMSALLKQQQQQQGGIGLAENEFDFDGYSLDNIPV, from the exons ATGATGAATCTTGCTAACTGCAAAGGATCAATGTCAACGGCTACTTCTGGTGGCGTCTGGAAGGCCTCTGATGGTGCCTCAGATCAGTTTCCGGCAGGGTTGCGTGTGTtggttgttgatgatgatcCAACATGCCTTGTGATCTTGGAGAAGATGCTTAGGACCTGCCGTTATGAAG TTACAAAGTGCAATCGAGCAGAGATCGCGTTGTCTTTACTTCGAGAGAACAAAAACGGGTATGATATTGTTATTAGTGATGTCCACATGCCAGACATGGATGGATTTAAACTTCTTGAGCAAATTGGGCTGGAGATGGACCTGCCTGTTATCA TGATGTCTGCTGATGATGGGAAAAATGTGGTGATGAAAGGTGTAACTCACGGTGCTTGTGATTACCTGATTAAACCGATTCGCATTGAGGCACTGAAGAACATATGGCAGCATGTGGTTCGCAAGAGAAAGAATGAATGGAAGGATTTGGAGCAATCAGGGAGTGTCGAAGAGGGAGGAGACAGGCAGCAGAAACAACCTGAAGATGCTGATTACTCGTCCTCAGCAAATGAAGGAAGTTGGAAAAATTCAAAGAGGAGAaaagatgaggaagaagaagcagaggagAGGGATGATACATCCGCGTTAAAGAAACCACGTGTGGTTTGGTCAGTTGAACTTCATCAACAGTTTGTCGCAGCAGTTAATCAACTAGGCATTGACA AGGCTGTCCCCAAGAAAATTCTGGAGTTGATGAATGTTCCTGGACTCACTAGAGAAAATGTTGCTAGCCACCTTCAG AAATATCGCTTGTATCTTAGAAGGTTAAGTGGGGTTTCACAGCACCAGAACGGTATGGGCAGCTCTTTTATCAGCCCACAAGAGGCAACATATGGGCCATTGTCCTCCCTTAACGGGCTCGACCTTCAAACTCTTGCTACTGCTGGTCAACTCCCTGCACAAAGTCTCGCCACACTGCAAGCAGCCGGACTTGGTCGATCAACAGCAAAACCTAGAATGCCCATGCCAATTGTTGATCAGAGGAACCTCTTCAGctttgaaaatccaaaattaagatTTGGGGAGGGGCAACAGCAACATTTGAACAATGGTAAGCAAACGAACCTGCTTCATGGAATCCCAACCACCATGGAGCCAAAGCAGCTAGCAAACTTGCACCATTCAGCACAGTCTCTTGGGAGCATGAATATGCAATTCAATGCCCATGCAGGCCAGAGTAGTTCTTTGCTGATGCAGATGTCTCAACAGCAGTCTAGGGGTCAGATACTAAATGAAACTACCCACAGCCATGTTCCCAGACTCTCATCATCCATAGGGCAGCCTATTGCATCTAATGCACTTGCCAGTGGGGTCTTGACAAGAAATGGATTAGCTGAAAATGGCAGAGGAATAGGATTCAATCCAGTTTCACAATCATCTACGTTGTTGAATTTCCCATTGAACACCACAGCTGAATTGACAGCCACTAGTTTTCCTCTTGGAAGTGCTGCTGAGGTGCCTAGTCTCACATCCAAGGGGACATTTCAGGAAGAGATCAGCTCAGAAATAAAGGGAACTGGAGGATTCATGCCAAGTTATGATATCTTTAGCGACTTGCAACAGCACAGATCCCATGATTGGGAGTTACAGAATGTAGGCATGACCTTCAATGGTTCTCAGCAATCCAATTCTGTGCAAAGCAACCTTGACGTGGCACCATCAGTTTTATCTCATCAAGGCTTTTCTTCATGCCAAAGTAATGGACAAAGCAGGAATAATATATCTGTGGTAGGCAAGCCAATGTTTTCAGCAGGAGATGCGACGGAGCACGTGAATGCGCAAAGTCTTGAACATCCTATCAACACTTTTTTTGCTGAAAATTCCATGAGAGTTAAGACTGAAAGAGTCCCTGATGCAAACCCTCAAACTGCACTCTTTAATGGACAGTTTGGTCAGGAGGATCTCATGAGTGCACTTCTCAAACAA cagcagcagcagcagggagGCATTGGACTAGCTGAAAATGAATTTGACTTCGATGGGTATTCCCTGGATAATATTCCTGTGTAG
- the LOC18101870 gene encoding two-component response regulator ARR2 isoform X4 — MMNLANCKGSMSTATSGGVWKASDGASDQFPAGLRVLVVDDDPTCLVILEKMLRTCRYEVTKCNRAEIALSLLRENKNGYDIVISDVHMPDMDGFKLLEQIGLEMDLPVIMMSADDGKNVVMKGVTHGACDYLIKPIRIEALKNIWQHVVRKRKNEWKDLEQSGSVEEGGDRQQKQPEDADYSSSANEGSWKNSKRRKDEEEEAEERDDTSALKKPRVVWSVELHQQFVAAVNQLGIDKAVPKKILELMNVPGLTRENVASHLQKYRLYLRRLSGVSQHQNGMGSSFISPQEATYGPLSSLNGLDLQTLATAGQLPAQSLATLQAAGLGRSTAKPRMPMPIVDQRNLFSFENPKLRFGEGQQQHLNNGKQTNLLHGIPTTMEPKQLANLHHSAQSLGSMNMQFNAHAGQSSSLLMQMSQQQSRGQILNETTHSHVPRLSSSIGQPIASNALASGVLTRNGLAENGRGIGFNPVSQSSTLLNFPLNTTAELTATSFPLGSAAEVPSLTSKGTFQEEISSEIKGTGGFMPSYDIFSDLQQHRSHDWELQNVGMTFNGSQQSNSVQSNLDVAPSVLSHQGFSSCQSNGQSRNNISVVGKPMFSAGDATEHVNAQSLEHPINTFFAENSMRVKTERVPDANPQTALFNGQFGQEDLMSALLKQQQQGGIGLAENEFDFDGYSLDNIPV, encoded by the exons ATGATGAATCTTGCTAACTGCAAAGGATCAATGTCAACGGCTACTTCTGGTGGCGTCTGGAAGGCCTCTGATGGTGCCTCAGATCAGTTTCCGGCAGGGTTGCGTGTGTtggttgttgatgatgatcCAACATGCCTTGTGATCTTGGAGAAGATGCTTAGGACCTGCCGTTATGAAG TTACAAAGTGCAATCGAGCAGAGATCGCGTTGTCTTTACTTCGAGAGAACAAAAACGGGTATGATATTGTTATTAGTGATGTCCACATGCCAGACATGGATGGATTTAAACTTCTTGAGCAAATTGGGCTGGAGATGGACCTGCCTGTTATCA TGATGTCTGCTGATGATGGGAAAAATGTGGTGATGAAAGGTGTAACTCACGGTGCTTGTGATTACCTGATTAAACCGATTCGCATTGAGGCACTGAAGAACATATGGCAGCATGTGGTTCGCAAGAGAAAGAATGAATGGAAGGATTTGGAGCAATCAGGGAGTGTCGAAGAGGGAGGAGACAGGCAGCAGAAACAACCTGAAGATGCTGATTACTCGTCCTCAGCAAATGAAGGAAGTTGGAAAAATTCAAAGAGGAGAaaagatgaggaagaagaagcagaggagAGGGATGATACATCCGCGTTAAAGAAACCACGTGTGGTTTGGTCAGTTGAACTTCATCAACAGTTTGTCGCAGCAGTTAATCAACTAGGCATTGACA AGGCTGTCCCCAAGAAAATTCTGGAGTTGATGAATGTTCCTGGACTCACTAGAGAAAATGTTGCTAGCCACCTTCAG AAATATCGCTTGTATCTTAGAAGGTTAAGTGGGGTTTCACAGCACCAGAACGGTATGGGCAGCTCTTTTATCAGCCCACAAGAGGCAACATATGGGCCATTGTCCTCCCTTAACGGGCTCGACCTTCAAACTCTTGCTACTGCTGGTCAACTCCCTGCACAAAGTCTCGCCACACTGCAAGCAGCCGGACTTGGTCGATCAACAGCAAAACCTAGAATGCCCATGCCAATTGTTGATCAGAGGAACCTCTTCAGctttgaaaatccaaaattaagatTTGGGGAGGGGCAACAGCAACATTTGAACAATGGTAAGCAAACGAACCTGCTTCATGGAATCCCAACCACCATGGAGCCAAAGCAGCTAGCAAACTTGCACCATTCAGCACAGTCTCTTGGGAGCATGAATATGCAATTCAATGCCCATGCAGGCCAGAGTAGTTCTTTGCTGATGCAGATGTCTCAACAGCAGTCTAGGGGTCAGATACTAAATGAAACTACCCACAGCCATGTTCCCAGACTCTCATCATCCATAGGGCAGCCTATTGCATCTAATGCACTTGCCAGTGGGGTCTTGACAAGAAATGGATTAGCTGAAAATGGCAGAGGAATAGGATTCAATCCAGTTTCACAATCATCTACGTTGTTGAATTTCCCATTGAACACCACAGCTGAATTGACAGCCACTAGTTTTCCTCTTGGAAGTGCTGCTGAGGTGCCTAGTCTCACATCCAAGGGGACATTTCAGGAAGAGATCAGCTCAGAAATAAAGGGAACTGGAGGATTCATGCCAAGTTATGATATCTTTAGCGACTTGCAACAGCACAGATCCCATGATTGGGAGTTACAGAATGTAGGCATGACCTTCAATGGTTCTCAGCAATCCAATTCTGTGCAAAGCAACCTTGACGTGGCACCATCAGTTTTATCTCATCAAGGCTTTTCTTCATGCCAAAGTAATGGACAAAGCAGGAATAATATATCTGTGGTAGGCAAGCCAATGTTTTCAGCAGGAGATGCGACGGAGCACGTGAATGCGCAAAGTCTTGAACATCCTATCAACACTTTTTTTGCTGAAAATTCCATGAGAGTTAAGACTGAAAGAGTCCCTGATGCAAACCCTCAAACTGCACTCTTTAATGGACAGTTTGGTCAGGAGGATCTCATGAGTGCACTTCTCAAACAA cagcagcagggagGCATTGGACTAGCTGAAAATGAATTTGACTTCGATGGGTATTCCCTGGATAATATTCCTGTGTAG
- the LOC18101870 gene encoding two-component response regulator ARR2 isoform X1, protein MMNLANCKGSMSTATSGGVWKASDGASDQFPAGLRVLVVDDDPTCLVILEKMLRTCRYEVTKCNRAEIALSLLRENKNGYDIVISDVHMPDMDGFKLLEQIGLEMDLPVIMMSADDGKNVVMKGVTHGACDYLIKPIRIEALKNIWQHVVRKRKNEWKDLEQSGSVEEGGDRQQKQPEDADYSSSANEGSWKNSKRRKDEEEEAEERDDTSALKKPRVVWSVELHQQFVAAVNQLGIDKAVPKKILELMNVPGLTRENVASHLQKYRLYLRRLSGVSQHQNGMGSSFISPQEATYGPLSSLNGLDLQTLATAGQLPAQSLATLQAAGLGRSTAKPRMPMPIVDQRNLFSFENPKLRFGEGQQQHLNNGKQTNLLHGIPTTMEPKQLANLHHSAQSLGSMNMQFNAHAGQSSSLLMQMSQQQSRGQILNETTHSHVPRLSSSIGQPIASNALASGVLTRNGLAENGRGIGFNPVSQSSTLLNFPLNTTAELTATSFPLGSAAEVPSLTSKGTFQEEISSEIKGTGGFMPSYDIFSDLQQHRSHDWELQNVGMTFNGSQQSNSVQSNLDVAPSVLSHQGFSSCQSNGQSRNNISVVGKPMFSAGDATEHVNAQSLEHPINTFFAENSMRVKTERVPDANPQTALFNGQFGQEDLMSALLKQQQQQQQGGIGLAENEFDFDGYSLDNIPV, encoded by the exons ATGATGAATCTTGCTAACTGCAAAGGATCAATGTCAACGGCTACTTCTGGTGGCGTCTGGAAGGCCTCTGATGGTGCCTCAGATCAGTTTCCGGCAGGGTTGCGTGTGTtggttgttgatgatgatcCAACATGCCTTGTGATCTTGGAGAAGATGCTTAGGACCTGCCGTTATGAAG TTACAAAGTGCAATCGAGCAGAGATCGCGTTGTCTTTACTTCGAGAGAACAAAAACGGGTATGATATTGTTATTAGTGATGTCCACATGCCAGACATGGATGGATTTAAACTTCTTGAGCAAATTGGGCTGGAGATGGACCTGCCTGTTATCA TGATGTCTGCTGATGATGGGAAAAATGTGGTGATGAAAGGTGTAACTCACGGTGCTTGTGATTACCTGATTAAACCGATTCGCATTGAGGCACTGAAGAACATATGGCAGCATGTGGTTCGCAAGAGAAAGAATGAATGGAAGGATTTGGAGCAATCAGGGAGTGTCGAAGAGGGAGGAGACAGGCAGCAGAAACAACCTGAAGATGCTGATTACTCGTCCTCAGCAAATGAAGGAAGTTGGAAAAATTCAAAGAGGAGAaaagatgaggaagaagaagcagaggagAGGGATGATACATCCGCGTTAAAGAAACCACGTGTGGTTTGGTCAGTTGAACTTCATCAACAGTTTGTCGCAGCAGTTAATCAACTAGGCATTGACA AGGCTGTCCCCAAGAAAATTCTGGAGTTGATGAATGTTCCTGGACTCACTAGAGAAAATGTTGCTAGCCACCTTCAG AAATATCGCTTGTATCTTAGAAGGTTAAGTGGGGTTTCACAGCACCAGAACGGTATGGGCAGCTCTTTTATCAGCCCACAAGAGGCAACATATGGGCCATTGTCCTCCCTTAACGGGCTCGACCTTCAAACTCTTGCTACTGCTGGTCAACTCCCTGCACAAAGTCTCGCCACACTGCAAGCAGCCGGACTTGGTCGATCAACAGCAAAACCTAGAATGCCCATGCCAATTGTTGATCAGAGGAACCTCTTCAGctttgaaaatccaaaattaagatTTGGGGAGGGGCAACAGCAACATTTGAACAATGGTAAGCAAACGAACCTGCTTCATGGAATCCCAACCACCATGGAGCCAAAGCAGCTAGCAAACTTGCACCATTCAGCACAGTCTCTTGGGAGCATGAATATGCAATTCAATGCCCATGCAGGCCAGAGTAGTTCTTTGCTGATGCAGATGTCTCAACAGCAGTCTAGGGGTCAGATACTAAATGAAACTACCCACAGCCATGTTCCCAGACTCTCATCATCCATAGGGCAGCCTATTGCATCTAATGCACTTGCCAGTGGGGTCTTGACAAGAAATGGATTAGCTGAAAATGGCAGAGGAATAGGATTCAATCCAGTTTCACAATCATCTACGTTGTTGAATTTCCCATTGAACACCACAGCTGAATTGACAGCCACTAGTTTTCCTCTTGGAAGTGCTGCTGAGGTGCCTAGTCTCACATCCAAGGGGACATTTCAGGAAGAGATCAGCTCAGAAATAAAGGGAACTGGAGGATTCATGCCAAGTTATGATATCTTTAGCGACTTGCAACAGCACAGATCCCATGATTGGGAGTTACAGAATGTAGGCATGACCTTCAATGGTTCTCAGCAATCCAATTCTGTGCAAAGCAACCTTGACGTGGCACCATCAGTTTTATCTCATCAAGGCTTTTCTTCATGCCAAAGTAATGGACAAAGCAGGAATAATATATCTGTGGTAGGCAAGCCAATGTTTTCAGCAGGAGATGCGACGGAGCACGTGAATGCGCAAAGTCTTGAACATCCTATCAACACTTTTTTTGCTGAAAATTCCATGAGAGTTAAGACTGAAAGAGTCCCTGATGCAAACCCTCAAACTGCACTCTTTAATGGACAGTTTGGTCAGGAGGATCTCATGAGTGCACTTCTCAAACAA cagcagcagcagcagcagggagGCATTGGACTAGCTGAAAATGAATTTGACTTCGATGGGTATTCCCTGGATAATATTCCTGTGTAG
- the LOC18101869 gene encoding leucine-rich repeat extensin-like protein 3, whose amino-acid sequence METRHKFKLSLLALLMLLSSTKSSTVLPNSRMLYQIACTMCSTCCGSSPVTSPPPPPPPPPSLATTSNCPPPPSPPASPGVGFYYSPPPPPPPSTYTYSSPPPPQDGVIGGTYYPPPNYKNYPTPPPPNPIVPYFPFYYYIPPPPSTSASFKLIASYTVLAGVALNTLLVLM is encoded by the coding sequence ATGGAAACAAGGCACAAATTCAAACTATCACTTCTAGCTCTCTTAATGCTACTGTCCTCGACAAAATCTTCAACAGTACTGCCAAATTCAAGAATGTTGTACCAAATTGCATGCACAATGTGCTCCACATGTTGTGGCAGTTCCCCGGTtacatcaccaccaccaccacctccgcCACCACCTTCACTAGCCACCACTTCCAACTGcccaccaccaccatctccGCCTGCGTCACCAGGAGTGGGCTTTTACTactctccaccaccaccaccaccaccttccaCCTACACTTACTCTTCACCGCCACCTCCACAAGACGGTGTCATTGGCGGCACTTATTACCCTCCACCAAATTACAAGAACTATCCTACACCCCCACCTCCTAACCCAATTGTCCCATACTTCCCTTTCTACTATTATATCCCCCCACCTCCTTCCACGTCTGCTTCTTTCAAGTTGATAGCTTCTTACACTGTGCTTGCGGGGGTTGCTTTAAATACTTTGCTTGTTTTGATGTAG
- the LOC18101870 gene encoding two-component response regulator ARR2 isoform X3, protein MMNLANCKGSMSTATSGGVWKASDGASDQFPAGLRVLVVDDDPTCLVILEKMLRTCRYEVTKCNRAEIALSLLRENKNGYDIVISDVHMPDMDGFKLLEQIGLEMDLPVIMMSADDGKNVVMKGVTHGACDYLIKPIRIEALKNIWQHVVRKRKNEWKDLEQSGSVEEGGDRQQKQPEDADYSSSANEGSWKNSKRRKDEEEEAEERDDTSALKKPRVVWSVELHQQFVAAVNQLGIDKAVPKKILELMNVPGLTRENVASHLQKYRLYLRRLSGVSQHQNGMGSSFISPQEATYGPLSSLNGLDLQTLATAGQLPAQSLATLQAAGLGRSTAKPRMPMPIVDQRNLFSFENPKLRFGEGQQQHLNNGKQTNLLHGIPTTMEPKQLANLHHSAQSLGSMNMQFNAHAGQSSSLLMQMSQQQSRGQILNETTHSHVPRLSSSIGQPIASNALASGVLTRNGLAENGRGIGFNPVSQSSTLLNFPLNTTAELTATSFPLGSAAEVPSLTSKGTFQEEISSEIKGTGGFMPSYDIFSDLQQHRSHDWELQNVGMTFNGSQQSNSVQSNLDVAPSVLSHQGFSSCQSNGQSRNNISVVGKPMFSAGDATEHVNAQSLEHPINTFFAENSMRVKTERVPDANPQTALFNGQFGQEDLMSALLKQQQQQGGIGLAENEFDFDGYSLDNIPV, encoded by the exons ATGATGAATCTTGCTAACTGCAAAGGATCAATGTCAACGGCTACTTCTGGTGGCGTCTGGAAGGCCTCTGATGGTGCCTCAGATCAGTTTCCGGCAGGGTTGCGTGTGTtggttgttgatgatgatcCAACATGCCTTGTGATCTTGGAGAAGATGCTTAGGACCTGCCGTTATGAAG TTACAAAGTGCAATCGAGCAGAGATCGCGTTGTCTTTACTTCGAGAGAACAAAAACGGGTATGATATTGTTATTAGTGATGTCCACATGCCAGACATGGATGGATTTAAACTTCTTGAGCAAATTGGGCTGGAGATGGACCTGCCTGTTATCA TGATGTCTGCTGATGATGGGAAAAATGTGGTGATGAAAGGTGTAACTCACGGTGCTTGTGATTACCTGATTAAACCGATTCGCATTGAGGCACTGAAGAACATATGGCAGCATGTGGTTCGCAAGAGAAAGAATGAATGGAAGGATTTGGAGCAATCAGGGAGTGTCGAAGAGGGAGGAGACAGGCAGCAGAAACAACCTGAAGATGCTGATTACTCGTCCTCAGCAAATGAAGGAAGTTGGAAAAATTCAAAGAGGAGAaaagatgaggaagaagaagcagaggagAGGGATGATACATCCGCGTTAAAGAAACCACGTGTGGTTTGGTCAGTTGAACTTCATCAACAGTTTGTCGCAGCAGTTAATCAACTAGGCATTGACA AGGCTGTCCCCAAGAAAATTCTGGAGTTGATGAATGTTCCTGGACTCACTAGAGAAAATGTTGCTAGCCACCTTCAG AAATATCGCTTGTATCTTAGAAGGTTAAGTGGGGTTTCACAGCACCAGAACGGTATGGGCAGCTCTTTTATCAGCCCACAAGAGGCAACATATGGGCCATTGTCCTCCCTTAACGGGCTCGACCTTCAAACTCTTGCTACTGCTGGTCAACTCCCTGCACAAAGTCTCGCCACACTGCAAGCAGCCGGACTTGGTCGATCAACAGCAAAACCTAGAATGCCCATGCCAATTGTTGATCAGAGGAACCTCTTCAGctttgaaaatccaaaattaagatTTGGGGAGGGGCAACAGCAACATTTGAACAATGGTAAGCAAACGAACCTGCTTCATGGAATCCCAACCACCATGGAGCCAAAGCAGCTAGCAAACTTGCACCATTCAGCACAGTCTCTTGGGAGCATGAATATGCAATTCAATGCCCATGCAGGCCAGAGTAGTTCTTTGCTGATGCAGATGTCTCAACAGCAGTCTAGGGGTCAGATACTAAATGAAACTACCCACAGCCATGTTCCCAGACTCTCATCATCCATAGGGCAGCCTATTGCATCTAATGCACTTGCCAGTGGGGTCTTGACAAGAAATGGATTAGCTGAAAATGGCAGAGGAATAGGATTCAATCCAGTTTCACAATCATCTACGTTGTTGAATTTCCCATTGAACACCACAGCTGAATTGACAGCCACTAGTTTTCCTCTTGGAAGTGCTGCTGAGGTGCCTAGTCTCACATCCAAGGGGACATTTCAGGAAGAGATCAGCTCAGAAATAAAGGGAACTGGAGGATTCATGCCAAGTTATGATATCTTTAGCGACTTGCAACAGCACAGATCCCATGATTGGGAGTTACAGAATGTAGGCATGACCTTCAATGGTTCTCAGCAATCCAATTCTGTGCAAAGCAACCTTGACGTGGCACCATCAGTTTTATCTCATCAAGGCTTTTCTTCATGCCAAAGTAATGGACAAAGCAGGAATAATATATCTGTGGTAGGCAAGCCAATGTTTTCAGCAGGAGATGCGACGGAGCACGTGAATGCGCAAAGTCTTGAACATCCTATCAACACTTTTTTTGCTGAAAATTCCATGAGAGTTAAGACTGAAAGAGTCCCTGATGCAAACCCTCAAACTGCACTCTTTAATGGACAGTTTGGTCAGGAGGATCTCATGAGTGCACTTCTCAAACAA cagcagcagcagggagGCATTGGACTAGCTGAAAATGAATTTGACTTCGATGGGTATTCCCTGGATAATATTCCTGTGTAG